In Cicer arietinum cultivar CDC Frontier isolate Library 1 chromosome 1, Cicar.CDCFrontier_v2.0, whole genome shotgun sequence, one DNA window encodes the following:
- the LOC101494005 gene encoding uncharacterized protein encodes MTGEEYAGPPGPKLTRLVYFVGAAVACTVAINKWREFERNSIIRQQQEVKGVAEIPSSSDSVAVHKALK; translated from the exons ATGACCGGCGAAGAATATGCTGGCCCTCCCGGCCCCAAACTCACCCGTCTCGTCTACTTCGTCGGCGCCGCAG TGGCCTGCACCGTTGCAATTAACAAGTGGCGCGAGTTCGAAAGGAACTCAATCATTCGCCAGCAGCAGGAAGTCAAGGGAGTAGCAGAGATCCCTAGTTCGTCGGATTCTGTTGCTGTTCACAAAGCTCTCAAATAA
- the LOC101494950 gene encoding transcriptional regulator SUPERMAN-like, with protein MMKRNNLSTNLKGYNTYKSEMTKEFCDLNSQSNNNNNNGSSCEDYMNGFPWPPRSYTCSFCRKEFKSAQALGGHMNVHRRDRARLRQSSPIEVQVQQPQTQNQGSMLNFNLNNHPIITTTNPYNNFFSNSSLSLFQPSSSSSSATTLKPITCTLPLFVSSSSTSPSPSPCEFNKYILLNPLSTKTKEPFINSKMVEESLSRVGECDDFACEDDECRMLKKSEILRMDLEIGLPRDYDDNLDLELRLGTTTYS; from the coding sequence ATGATGAAGAGAAATAATTTGAGCACAAACTTGAAGGGCTATAACACTTACAAGAGTGAAATGACAAAAGAGTTTTGTGACTTAAACTCtcaaagtaataataataataacaatggaTCATCATGTGAGGATTACATGAATGGATTTCCATGGCCACCAAGATCATACACATGTAGCTTTTGTAGAAAAGAATTCAAATCAGCTCAAGCACTTGGTGGTCACATGAATGTTCATAGAAGAGATAGAGCAAGGCTTAGACAATCATCACCAATTGAAGTTCAAGTTCAACAACCTCAAACTCAAAATCAAGGTTCTATGCTTAATTTTAACCTTAATAACCACCctattattactactactaacccttataataactttttttcaaACTCATCTTTGTCCTTATTTCaaccatcttcatcttcttcttcagcaACAACTCTTAAGCCTATTACTTGCACATTACCTTTGTTtgtttcatcttcttctacTTCACCTTCACCTTCACCTTGTGagtttaataaatatatcttgTTGAACCCTTTGAGCACAAAGACCAAAGAGCCCTTCATAAATTCAAAGATGGTAGAAGAATCTTTATCTAGGGTTGGAGAATGTGATGATTTTGCATGTGAAGATGATGAGTGTAGAATGTTGAAGAAAAGTGAGATTTTAAGGATGGATTTGGAGATAGGTTTGCCAAGAGATTATGATGATAATTTGGATCTTGAGCTTCGTTTGGGTACCACCACTTACTCTTAA